Within Cololabis saira isolate AMF1-May2022 chromosome 14, fColSai1.1, whole genome shotgun sequence, the genomic segment ACATCAATGAAAGTGTAAACAGATTTTTGTACATAAAGAAACATAAAACTGGCATATTTGGTTTAAAAACAACCAACTTTcaaattttaaccaaaataatgtTATTCAACATAATTCTATAAAACTATTgttctaataaaaaaaaaatctagccTATATGTAGGGAAGATTCATCATGTATCAAATAACCATCAAATTAAACTGTTTAATTTTTCCACTAAACTAAGTCCCAGCATACATGTATTTTGTAAAGTCAGAAGTATGTTTTTAGATTagtttcaactttattgtcattgtaaatATACATTACGAAGcaacaaaacacagttttagcAGGAGTAGGGTTCATTGAGCTGTAGGGAAAAGCAGTCCCTGAGTCTGTTAATGATGGTGCTGATGCTCCTGAAGCGCCTCCTGGGGGCAGGAGGTGCAACAGTCAATGGGCAGGGAGAGGGGGGTCCTTCAGAATGCCTTGAGCCTTCCTGACCAGGCTGGAGGTGTTGGGGGTCCAGGACAGGGCCTCTGAGATGTGGGTCCCCAAGAACTTCAATCTAAAGACATGTTCAACAGCGGTCCTTTTCTGCTTCTTGAAGTCCACAATAAGCTCCTTTGTCTTGCCAGTAGTAAGGAGCAGGTTATTGTCGGTGCACCATGTGGCCAGGTCCTGAACTTTCTCCCCGTAGGCAGCCTCATCGTTGTCATTAATCAGGTTAGACAGCATGGTGTCATCTGCAAAGTTAATGATGGAGTTGGTTCCGTGCACAGGTCTGCAGTAATGGTTGAAGAGGAATTGGCTCAACACGAGTCCTGTGGTAGGTTTGTGTTGAGTGTGATGGTAGAGAAGCAGGTGTGGCCTGACTTAACACGATGTTTCGTGGTCAAAAGCCCATAATCCTGCAGAGGGAGGCGTTTTTGGTAGGgaaatagtaatagtaataatctTCAAAAACTTGCATTACGAAGCAACCCCTTCAGCCTGACCAATACGgtgaaaaaaccccaaacacatttattcatatctatctgacaacTGTCAAGCACGGCGGTGGAGGGCTCATGATTTGACTTATTTTGCTTCACATGATGTCATGTTTATgttatgaatgaattaatgaatctttatttcggtttgtacacactttttttacaaaacaagatgaaaaggtaaaataaacctTTCTTtagccgaaaaggtgtaggctgaaggcgtagcttatagtgcctaccctttttatcttaagatcagcttaaatatgagacattagcattactctgtggaaacaaacaatgcataaagaagacaaaaataaataagacaaaatataaaattgacgtttcacattctagaatgtttttgataatatactttataattatagtgttttatatttatttacaatattttctttaaacatttccttaaacttgaagatagaactggacatttttaggtcgttgtcacaactattccatatttctctagccttaattgatgtacatctctttttaatatttgttcttgctgtcgtcatctcaaacatgagtttccccctcaggtcatagcgggtttcttttatctggaacaggtcctgaatgtagtttggaagtagtttctgctgggctttaaaggcaaatagaaCAGTTTTCCGCTctgctatatcatggaattttagagtattatatttaataaagagagtatttgttggtttataatagtcagatctatgaATTATCCTTAAAGATCTTCTGTAATAGGAAAATAGATGTAATTACTTTGGAAAACTCTTTGATGGAAAAGGAACATGTTTTTTCTACAGAACTTTGGGAACACTGCTAAATTTCaaaaattcaaaaaagaaaaaaaagtaattggtTAAACCCATACAGATGAAGCAAGTTTCTTGAAGTGTTGAAAGAGTGATTGATGACACATTCATCTCTAGTTATGTAACTTAGTTATTGCATTAAAGGCAGCTGTTACCAAAGAGCaaataattgaaaagaaaaGGGCTTAAAATgacttttctgatgttttgtcacattttattCAAAATGTTACGGTCACTATCATTTCACTCTATATCAGAAAAGGTTAGTCATGTGATCAGGGTGCAGGTGGATCGCTTGTAGCAAAAAGTCTGATTACGCTCACAACAACATCAACAATCTCAATGTCTCAATCCCAACTCATGTTAACACTCTTCAGATGTTTGTGGCCTGTTGAAAACATTCACTTAGACTTGAGGAAAGTCTTCAAAATACAAATGAACTTTGACAAAAACACGGggcaaaaaatacaataagcaCCATTTATAAAgtctttcaaaatgtattttctgttgattttcacaaaaaaattacaaaacttTGGTCATGAGATACAGTTCTGATACTGAGGCTAACATTACACATacaaaacattttattgttcagtatataaaaaaaaagctaaaacatGATCCGAGCGGCTGTACAATAGGCATTtctgattttatcatattcaagTTAACAGACATTCAAAAAcagcatacattttttttaaagattttgtggctctagtggcctttattcaaggtttagacaggaagggggtagagagagagaatggggacgacatgcagcaaaggccCGCAGGCCGGGACTCCAACCTGCGACTGTTACAGAAGGACTGCAGCCTCAGTACATGGGCTGCTTGCGTTAACCACTGTGCCACCCAGCGgcccaaaaaaaacattaataatacatttattttttttatttatatagcgctttatTAATTTAAGAAAACGGTGTACATGGCAAGAGAAATGactcctgtgcatttgtcatgCCATGTGCTCTTGTGAAAGATTTGAAAACTAAACACTTTCATCCATCCAGTCATTTTCTATACCGGTTTaatcctggacaggtcgccagtcttcACTTCAGTCTGTTCTGAGGACAGCGTACATGACAGTCATGTATTTTACTGTACAATGCAACTCGCAGCAGTAATCAGTTTTATTGGCATCAGAAACTGCCAATATATTTAACAAAGTGTTGCATATCGCCTTATAAAGTTATAGTGTCGGCGATTTAATTCTTGTAGTCCGAGTACAGTACATTCAAAGATTTTCAGGAAAACATTCATGTTAAAGTTTCTTTAACATGAGAACTGTTGTGTTTTAGAGTTTTTATGTTCATGTAATTGGGACTCTGTGACGTAGCTGTGTAGGTTTTTATGTGAACAAAAGCCAATCCCGTCTCCAAGACTGTAGTTGTTACATCTACTGCGTTTAGCTTTGGAGAAGTTCAtgtcagctgtgtgtctgaCAGCACTAGTGCAGATCTGCAAAGCTTCACTCTTAAATTGTTGAGTGAGGATTATTGTGATGAAGAACTGGCTGCATGACGACACCAGATGTTGGAAGGGATGGAGACCAGCTCAGGGTTTTCTGGGTCTATATGTGCAGACAGTGACGGAAGAGAAATACACTCTCCATCAGCTCTAATGTTTTACCTATActgtaatgtttttgtttttaaacttgtCTCTGTCAATTCTTTGCTGTTACACTCAAAAGGTTCCTGCTCTGCTTCTCTCCAaatctgttattttattctgttatacTTAAAACATGCAGCTTGTATAAATGTCCCCCTCTACCATTACAGGTGAGTGACAGGGCTGAGAGACTGCTGTAGCAAGTTAATGCCGACTCCCCTGCCATCACGGTCACCAGCCTGACAGCATCTTCAGCCGGTGATGTCTCGATAGTGCAAGTTACAACATGTTGGTGCTAAATCCAGAGAGCACACCTACAGGTGTGAGCAGTCTGCCTGGTCCGTTAGTGTGGTTCGTTTGAGATAGTCGGAGATCTGTCAGTCACCATACAAGAGCAGAGAACAATGATCTTTCTTGATCGTCAAACCTACCGGTAATCTTATACAGTCGGTTGTTTTAATCATCTATTTCTACTTTACTCAGACGTTGAAGTTCAGACAACTACACAAAGTAGTGCCATCACTAAACCAAGCTGATCCTAACCAGTTTGAGGTTTGTTTAAtgttctgaaataaaaaaaaaataaaaataaaggcaaaaacctgtatgaagaatcaacaacagaaGTAAGTTGCATCAGAGGTCTGAAAAAATATCCCATAGTGACACTGATCGGCTCCAGATTGAGGCAGTCAGTCTGTGAAAAACcgtatttataattatattcaACTCTGAATTAGAACTCTAATAAAAACTAATTCTGGCACAGTATATGGATGTAGGAAGATGTTCTTCTTTCTGATTCACGATGATTTGACATGAAGCGTATCAGAAGAAATATTCATCTGATTTTCTTCTGAGCTTGACCTCATCCTGGAAGGCGTACCTGGACCCTGGTGTCAGAGTGTCAGAGGGGACAGGGGTACTTGGTCCAGATAGGGAGCATGCCCGTTTCATTAGCCAGTCTCCAGTACCTCTCCTTCAAGATAAATGCGGCTTCTTTGGGTTGCCTTTGGCGGGTGAAAACACCCTTCTTGTTCCCCACCACACGGGTGATCCCTGCAAACACAAGACAGGTAACAAAGAGAAAGGCCTTTCTTAAATAATAATGATCAGTGTGCCATATatggctgaaaaaaaaaacgaaaaaaggaAATCTGTATCAACTAGAAAAAATTGCAATTGTTATGTCGATACTAATGATAACAATATGCAAATTGAATACAGTTAATCTTATTTCATATTAAAGCATTGATTTcagatacagtacagaccaaaagttggacacaccttctcattcaaacaaatggggaagtgtgtcaagacttttggtctgtactgtgtgtAAACTCAAGACTCTACATGTCTGAGTAAAGTAAGTTGAATAAGGAATACAATAATCCGTGCATTCATGGATATGAGTGAAAAAATGGTTAGATCATCTTAGTTTCGCACTATTTTAACAAATACACAAATCAACTTAATGTTTTTATATTGGATAAATCTGTATTTGTTGAAACAAGTGTGTTCACATAAAGGGATTAATGTTAGGAGCTAGAAAACAAGGGAATCATTCTTCACAAAAAGCCCTTAGCCAACACTTCATTCAGCAGGTAGATGTGATCTCCAAGAGATTAAGAAGATtaaaaagcatatatatgctttaggttttaccaaacttggtattaaccattaatatatatgaagACCaggtttatatatatgtataaaaaaaaaaaagtgatctcCGGGTGCAGTACCTTGTACAGTCATGAAGTCAGCGAAGTTCCAGATGAGTTCACCGATGACGTACTGCTTCCTCTTCTGGTCAAACACGCTGTGGTAGCTCTGCAGGACCAACTTCTGGTACTCCTCAGTAAACATCATGGGCGGATCCTGAAGAGTGAAAACATGCTTGTTACCATGAGTGACCGCATGACTTTGGGATGGTGTGTCGTGTGTAGTCCGACATCAAAAAATAACGGTGAAGTAAAATCCTTAATTTACTGCAGCTTCAGAAACTAAATGAGTGCAACAGCTTGtggatgtgcatgtgtgtgaatcCTCACACTGTGAACCCCCGACACTGCATCTGCCCCGTACTCGCTCTGGATGATGGGCTTCTTGTATTTTCCGTACCAGTTCTCAAACTGGGTGTTGAGCTGGATCGGGATGACCTCCAAATGGCCTGGATCATGATACCAGGAGAAGTAGCTGTTTACACAGATCACATCCACATAGGGAGCCTGGGGATGAGACCAATGAGAAAGAAAAACTTGAGACTGCATCTGAGTCAACCAACAAACCTGAGTCAATGtctatgtgtaaaaaaaaaaaaatgaataaaattaaaaatgatctGCTTGTAATGGGCCCTGGTTGTGCTTCCTTGCTGTATGAACCCAGTTTCAACCAATATTTACTTGTCGGACAGACCCGGCCTCACTTTTATTTCTAAAAGACTCTCCCATTCAAGAAAGGGAGTCTTGAGGTGTTCTCCATCATCTCCTCATTACAAACTTTGacctttttagtctttttttccccatttcctTTCCTCTGTTGCAGGGAACATTTTATAGATTAATTTGTTAATTATTGTACAGATATAGACCAATTCTGGTGATTGTAATAATTTGTTCATATTGtataaatatcaaatatatgTGTTTAAAATTACAACAAATGCCAAGATGCATTTATCATGAATCAAATGAATAATGAATGTACAAGTCTACACTGCTTTACAAAGTAGTGGCTGCAGAAGAATAAATCCCTTTAACTAGCTACAGTCTGAAAAATACTCCTACATGCACGTGAATGTGATTTCAAGAATCTCAGGCATGGAAACAACGTAACTTGACATTGGGTCAACAAACGTTCAGAACGCCAACAGATGAAGGTCTGCAGGATACCGCAATAACTGGAGTTCTGTTCCCTCAGTGAGTCACTTGAGGCCACAGCTCTGATATACAATCTGGATTTGGTTGAAGtagggaaattgtgtaaaatgtaaataaaaacaaaatacaacgatttgaaaatccttctcaacctatattcaattgaatacactacaaagacaacatatttaatgttcaaactgataaacttaattgtttttttccaaataataattaacgtagaatttcatggctgcaacacgtccagtagaagttgggaaaggtggcaaaaatactgagaaagctgagaaaagctcatcaaacacctatttggaacatcccacatgtgatcaggctaattgggaacaggtgggttccatgattgggtataaaaggagcctCCCCAAACATGCTCAGTCATTCACAACTACGGATGGGGCGAGGGTCACCACTTTGTCCACAACTGcgtgagaaaatagttgaacagtttaagaacaacatttctcaaagcaaaattgttgaagaaatggcataaattgcgccaaaattacacgattaattcaaattggccgacttcctgttaggtttcggcatggcgccaagagacttttctttaagttgcgacatgatacaggtgtgtaccgattttggtgcatgtacgtcaaaccgtattgtggggcttgaggcacaaacttttctagggggcgctgttgagccattaggccacgccaattaatgcaaaccattaaatatcacatttttcgccaggcctggcttgcgtgcaaaatttggtgacttttggggcacgtttaggggggcaaaaaggccctcatttcgtcggaagaaaattaaaaacgaggaaaaccagaaaaaaaacatctcctacagatacaatagggccttcgcactatcAGTACTCGGGCACTAATAATGGGCCAGTAATGGGCCTTGGTGTTTGGCAGATACAACCTCAGAGCCAAAACAAACATGTagccaaaaagaagaaaactttcttttatttttcaaccAGTTTGATTTAGATTTGCTGCTGTGCTTCGTTGCTGTAtgaaccagtttaaaccaacatttattcgTTGGACAGATCCGCCCTCATTTTTGTTGCTAAAATACTTGAGCGTACAGAGGAGGTCATGGTTGATGCAATGACAGCGAGGAGCCCAGGACCCGTGGCTGCCAACCATCCCTGAATCACCACACACACCGGTCAGTAGATGAGGTGTTTCTGCTGTGTTTGGAATTAATCCAAATCATCCAAAACACTAAGGCCACACAGTTCTTCGGTGTCATCTTTCCATAGGACCGAAGTCTTGTGGTTGACTCAGATACAGTTATGCAAACCTCTGTCGTGCTTTCTTGTTCTTTTTAGTCAAAAGAGCCTAAAGCAATTCTTCCAAGCACACCATACTAGTTCAATGTGCGATGACTTGGACTTTAAACACCTTACATGCTCAGCCAGGCATCCAAGCTGATAtggagctgttttttttcttcttatcgCTTGATTTCTTGGAATACTGCATTGCCCTGACCTCCAGGTAAATTTGAGAGGACGTCTCCTCCTACAAATATTGCCAACCGATTTAAATactttccacttgtgaataatccTTCTACCTGCAGAACAATGAACTCCCAAATCTTTGTAAATGGTTTTATAATCTTTTACAAATTTATATGCAAGAAcaattgcttctctaagaccaCTGCTGATGTCTACCtgtcttggcattgtgttaaaacCCACCTaaatgctccagaccagcaaagtGCTAAGGCATCTGCATCTTGCTGATGTTCAAGTCATCAAAAACGAatgattagcagcacctggctgtAACTAAACAAATCCTACGGAACCAGTAAGGGGGCACTCTTAGTGTTGCCCATATTATTATTTATCCTCTTTAagtgtaaatttatttcaaattaataatggcattgtggaaaaaaaaaaaactgacattaTAGTTTCCTTATACGAAGACCCACTTAGATGGTTGTTATTAAatctatatataaaaaaaacgcaAAATATTAAAGAGGGGGTACTAACTTTTCTATGGCTATATGTAAGTTCCCACATAAACATACAGTTTTTATCAAAATGAAGGTCACAGAGACTTACTCCTTTATCCCTTGCATAGTTACTGTCTGTGATGTAAGTGACGGGACGGGTCGGGTCCAGAGCTTTGGTATGAGCTATCAGGGtcctgaaagaaaaataaaacataaagtaGGTGACTATCTGGAAAGTAAGGACTGATGGCGTTAGTTAGTATATCAGACTTTACATTATTGCTGACAAACAAGGAATCACCTGAAACGTTGGCGTGACAAAGGGCACATTTGTGCAAGCAGATGTCAGTCGTTCTTCCTACATACCACGTTACTAGAcaggttgtgtttttttttttagttgctGTGTTCGTCTGTCTGAAGCCTCAGGCTGTTACTCCAGCTGTTGAGGACAACGTCTTGACTCGTCTTTCTGCATTCCTTGTACCAAGTGAAGGAAGAGACTGAGAAACCAGCCAGTATCTGATCACCAGGTGCACTCGCATTTAACAAAAGTTTGGGAAACAGAGCGGTGTGTTACGGCTGCTCTGTTGCTTTTATATCTAGAACAGCAGCGagcaaaaaataatacattttttaaaagctgGCTTGTATTACTGTTTATTTCTGTAGTTCTAAAAATTGACGAATAGATCTAATCAGTGCTTCACATcttcaaaaaaattaaaaaatcaaaaaatcacTGGTGCTTACTTGAAATAAACTTCAGCAGGTGGCATCTCTGCGGCAGGCTCATTGGCGACGGACCACATGACCACAGAGGGATGGTTCTTGTCCCTGCCCACAAGCTCGTCCATGACAACCAAGTGATGGGCCAGAGAGGCGTTTCCGAAACTGCgactgtttatttgtaaagtACAAAAGACACAAGACACAGTGAGCTGGAACAATGACAAATGACATCCTGCTTTTGAGACTTAGGTGGCCCCCGACGAAGTGACAGCATTGCTTTTCCAAAAACATTTTGAGTTGGAAGTCCATCCATCTAGCATGCATcagaatttaataaaaaaaaaaaaaaagaaaaaaaatacaggtATAGCATCAGTTTAATGGGTGGGAACCTATCCCAGCTATCATCAGGTGGGAGGTGGAGTACACCCTGGACCAGGTCAAACAAACCTGCTCAACCTTGATCCTACATAGTAGTTGTCACAAGGTTTATTTTGAATGACTAGTTTCTGGACTCATTGAATGCATCACCATCCTGTAATAGTTTTTCCCGCGGCCGAACGAGACTCACGTTTCTGTTTCATCAATGTTTatgcaattaaaacataaacttCATCAGAATCATAAACGGTATGAAGAGTGGAATGAGTGTAACTGACGGCCTCTCTCATCTGATCCGGCCGGACAACCGGGGGAGATTAAGGATTTAAATCAGTTGCTTTATACAGTCCTTCAGAGGTCACCAGATTGGATTAAATTCCCCCGCCTCTTTTACAGAAGTAAAGAATTATACtacaaaaatacacatttactgcaaaaacaataataacagcgGAGACTCCCAACACTTTGACATGCACAGGTCAAAATCTTACTTTGACTACCTTTGAGCAATTTAGACGTGTTACGGCAACTGTGATCTTTGGCGCCCCCCTCAGGGGGGTGGACTCACTATAAAAACCACTGAGTACTACAAGAAGCAAATTCCTTATTTCTAACATTTGATATGATGAATAATTTATCTGTTAAAAAGAGGGTTTACATGAATGGAAATGATTACCGTCCATGTTTATTTACTTGTTAGACAGTGTTCTCACTGTTTTGGAATAACAAAGCTTCACTATTACTCTGCCccacagaaaaaaacagctcATATCATTAAAGCTACATATTGCTATGACATTTACGTGCAAAGGTAATCCTTTGACATCatgaaatataacatttttctcCAATCATAAACATTAATTCCCATTCCAAGGCTCAGTTGCGAAGCAGCCTGAGTGTTTGGCTGTGAAGTGACAGGATATGCAGCGACTGCAGCGCTCTTTACAGAGCACTCAATGGTCACTACATAAGTGATCAGTTAGGCTTTATCTGTACACGATCAATGATAAAATCGACAGTACACACAAAATGACATAGCAAATGGTGTTGTTCTGCCGGTGAGCTTGTGTCACAGTCCCCTACATGAACTCCCCTTTAAAGGACTAAGGAGTAGTGAACAAGTGGCTGATTTCGGACTCGTGAAACTATTTCATGTAGATaatatttcaacatttgaaTTTGTCCTTTTAGTCTCCTAGAATTTTTCTAAATTTATGGTAGTAGCTCTGTGAGTCTCTTCTAAAATCAAGACTGCTAATCAATAATCGGATTATTAGTGGGTGGATCAAGCCAACCCGCATGTGGGTGTTGATATCTGGTTTGAAAAGATAATAGAGCTTTGTTTTAGGATGCAAAACAacatataacataacataatctTCTTTCAGACTTTTTGATACGGCCTTGACATGACAGGGGTTTAGATTGGGATTACGGGCTGCGTCAGGCAACACTGAAACCTTTTTGAAACAACATAACAAATCTGGACAGCGTATATAGAAgctgaacaacaaaaacatgcagcgtCCAGACAAACAGAGCAGTCTGGTTACGTTTTGGCCAGCGGTGCCTCAACCGTGTACTCAAACTGGAACCATAGCTGCACAAAGAGGGATGCAGCAAGGGAAAGGAGAAGCAGAGGAAATGCTGGGTGTGTCCTGTGTGAAGCAAACCAGCTAACACACTGCATAAACGTGCACTGTGGCAACCAGTGTGTTCATTTTTAATCTCTTAGCTCATGAATCATCCCTTTATCATGCATGACGTCATAGGCAGTTTCAGACTCTGTATCTTGCGGTGAGCTCATAAAATGGCTCGGCTGTGCTGAAACTGTCAAAGACGCGTGAGTGACGGCACTTACATGTCTTTGATGCCGACTCCAGGGCACTCGTCTATCACCACGATGCCATGGCGGTCGCACATCTGCAGGATCTCCTCGGCGTAGGGGTAGTGACTGGTGCGGAACGAGTTGGCCCCCAACCACTTCAGTAGATTAAAGTCCTTGACGATTAGGGGCCAGTCAAAACCTTTACCTCGGATCTACAACaccagataaaaagaaaaatgagagGTGAGCAGGCTGTTGTGCTTTTGAATCaatgcttatgtttttttttttattggtaaAAGGTTTCATTAATCAGAAATGGTCTTTCCTCTGCGTGACTCTAATAACTGATGTTATCCCTAAAGTGGTACTCACATCAGAGTCCTCGTGCTTATTGACTCCATGGAAATAGAAGGGTTTATTATTGATGAGGAACTGGGTGCTGGTGACGCTGATCGTGCGGATCCCAACCGGCAGAGTATAAACATCCTCATTCTCATCGGCCGACGATAATCGAACCTAAATGTTAAAATGCAGATGTTAGGAACAGGAGTGGCTGGCTTTCTCCAAGGATGTGATCTCACAGAGCACACACACTTCCTGCCAAAGGTTTACACACACAAGCTCATCCAGAGTTCATCTGTTCCAACATTTTCACAGgttgtttaaat encodes:
- the gusb gene encoding beta-glucuronidase, whose translation is MRPVARLLVLRVFWLFAGFAAVLPLSTGMLFPRESASREVKRLDGLWVFRADRSPNRNQGFDQAWYKSRLAETGPVIDMPVPASYNDITQDPTLRDFVGWVWYEREVVVPTRWITDKGTRVVLRVGSAHYHSVVWLNGVKVTEHEGGHLPFEAEIGSFLRKEPAMPCRITIAVNNTLTLQTLPPGTIQFMNDRTRYPEGFFVQNINFDFFNYAGIHRPVLLYTTPKAYVDDITVVTDFLDNTGLVKYKVSVQGTAAVKVTLMDKQGHCVASSNGSSGQLKVVDVKLWWPFLMHENPGYLYSLEVRLSSADENEDVYTLPVGIRTISVTSTQFLINNKPFYFHGVNKHEDSDIRGKGFDWPLIVKDFNLLKWLGANSFRTSHYPYAEEILQMCDRHGIVVIDECPGVGIKDIRSFGNASLAHHLVVMDELVGRDKNHPSVVMWSVANEPAAEMPPAEVYFKTLIAHTKALDPTRPVTYITDSNYARDKGAPYVDVICVNSYFSWYHDPGHLEVIPIQLNTQFENWYGKYKKPIIQSEYGADAVSGVHSDPPMMFTEEYQKLVLQSYHSVFDQKRKQYVIGELIWNFADFMTVQGITRVVGNKKGVFTRQRQPKEAAFILKERYWRLANETGMLPIWTKYPCPL